A section of the Sphaerobacter thermophilus DSM 20745 genome encodes:
- the tenA gene encoding thiaminase II, giving the protein MDTRFTDELWESITPIYQQILEHPFIKGLTDGSLPAPAFRQYVIQDALYLQDFARSIAAATAKAPKDAWAETLAGHARDTLVVERSLHEGLFKDWGITTEEVFNTPPSPTNLAYTSYLVRVAYREPFEEVIGALLPCYWIYWEVGKQLEEAGSPNPDYQRWIDTYASEEFAVPVREVLAIANEMVADLSDARRARVRRHFVTCSKYEWMFWDAAWRLEDWPVKGKE; this is encoded by the coding sequence ATGGACACGCGGTTCACTGACGAGCTGTGGGAGAGCATCACCCCGATCTACCAGCAGATCCTCGAACACCCCTTTATTAAGGGGCTGACCGACGGCTCGCTGCCCGCACCGGCTTTCCGCCAGTACGTGATTCAGGACGCCCTCTACCTCCAGGACTTCGCCCGCTCGATCGCCGCTGCCACTGCCAAGGCGCCCAAGGACGCCTGGGCCGAGACGCTGGCAGGCCACGCGCGCGACACGCTGGTCGTCGAGCGCTCGCTGCACGAGGGTCTCTTCAAGGACTGGGGGATCACGACCGAAGAGGTCTTCAACACGCCCCCCTCCCCCACCAACCTGGCCTACACCTCGTACCTCGTGCGGGTCGCCTACCGCGAGCCGTTCGAAGAGGTCATCGGCGCGCTGCTGCCCTGCTACTGGATCTACTGGGAGGTCGGCAAGCAGCTCGAGGAGGCCGGCTCGCCCAACCCTGACTACCAGCGCTGGATCGACACCTACGCCTCAGAGGAGTTCGCCGTCCCCGTGCGCGAGGTCCTCGCTATCGCCAACGAGATGGTGGCCGACCTCTCCGACGCCAGGCGCGCCCGAGTCCGCCGCCACTTCGTGACCTGCTCGAAGTACGAGTGGATGTTCTGGGATGCCGCGTGGCGCCTGGAGGACTGGCCGGTCAAGGGCAAGGAGTGA
- a CDS encoding gluconate:proton symporter produces the protein MTARELPASEPEKARGLTQTVGIVAFVIGIIAAIVINLAVEPPSVWGLVPIVLYAILALLGLDIVLATLGALIAAVIMTGTGPLALSGLFAQSLGSFIVTVGLIIILGGGLGQVTRETGVAEYLVRLITQTIGLRTRTRVQLGIMLTSTILVGALGTLAGANAILAPIVIPIAAAVGFTPAALAIMLHSGGAPGLFIGPFTPPVVTLTETAGVNYVPYLAAAGLPMAITTWVVGFFMARWIQRRTEGSQAYDEEALATAEQKSLGEQARRGTIAFVLTLAVMVAYGIRAEAGASFAILVMLVTSFTTGLAGGMSLEGILQAIYRGASGLVWLFLLFWLFNPLIELVGQMQAYEALLDAGEPILAEIGGYGFALVALLIGWLGVAGAAVAQVVLMNEVFGPTAEALGIPALAWVLVLLGASQIDWFGPFPNADMIGQMGLARSRDLRSMLYNGWAILAANLVLFVILLWILI, from the coding sequence ATGACTGCTCGTGAACTGCCGGCGTCCGAGCCCGAGAAGGCCCGCGGCCTCACCCAGACAGTCGGTATCGTTGCGTTCGTGATCGGGATCATCGCCGCGATCGTCATCAACCTCGCGGTCGAACCACCGAGCGTGTGGGGCCTCGTCCCCATCGTGCTCTACGCGATCCTCGCCCTGCTGGGGCTCGACATCGTCCTGGCGACGCTCGGTGCGCTGATCGCCGCCGTGATCATGACCGGAACCGGTCCGTTGGCCCTGAGCGGACTCTTCGCACAGTCGCTCGGGTCGTTCATCGTGACCGTCGGCCTGATCATCATCCTCGGCGGCGGGCTGGGGCAGGTCACGCGGGAGACCGGAGTTGCCGAGTACCTCGTCCGCCTCATCACCCAGACGATCGGCCTGCGGACGCGGACGCGCGTACAGCTCGGCATCATGCTGACGTCGACGATTCTCGTCGGCGCGCTGGGCACTCTCGCGGGTGCCAACGCGATCCTGGCGCCGATCGTGATCCCGATTGCGGCGGCTGTCGGGTTCACCCCCGCGGCGCTGGCGATCATGCTCCACTCGGGTGGCGCGCCGGGGCTCTTCATCGGTCCCTTCACCCCGCCCGTGGTCACCCTCACCGAAACCGCCGGCGTGAACTACGTGCCGTACCTCGCCGCGGCGGGACTCCCGATGGCGATCACCACCTGGGTCGTGGGATTCTTCATGGCGCGGTGGATCCAACGCCGGACCGAGGGGTCGCAGGCCTACGATGAAGAGGCGCTCGCCACGGCGGAGCAGAAGTCGTTGGGCGAGCAAGCCCGCCGCGGCACCATCGCCTTTGTCCTGACCCTCGCCGTCATGGTCGCCTACGGTATCCGGGCCGAGGCCGGGGCGTCCTTCGCGATCCTCGTCATGCTGGTCACCTCGTTCACCACCGGGCTGGCGGGAGGCATGAGCCTCGAGGGAATCCTGCAGGCGATCTATCGCGGAGCGTCCGGCCTGGTCTGGCTGTTCCTGCTCTTCTGGCTCTTCAACCCGCTGATCGAGCTGGTCGGGCAGATGCAAGCCTACGAGGCGCTGCTGGACGCAGGGGAGCCGATCCTCGCTGAGATCGGCGGCTACGGCTTCGCTCTGGTCGCGCTCCTGATCGGGTGGCTCGGTGTCGCCGGGGCCGCCGTTGCCCAGGTCGTGTTGATGAATGAAGTCTTCGGGCCGACCGCGGAGGCGCTTGGGATCCCGGCGCTCGCGTGGGTGCTGGTCCTCCTCGGCGCCTCGCAGATCGACTGGTTCGGGCCGTTCCCCAACGCCGACATGATCGGGCAGATGGGTCTGGCGCGATCCCGTGACCTGCGCTCGATGCTGTACAACGGCTGGGCGATCTTGGCCGCGAACCTGGTCCTGTTCGTGATCCTCTTGTGGATCCTGATCTAG